A region of Brassica napus cultivar Da-Ae unplaced genomic scaffold, Da-Ae ScsIHWf_1206;HRSCAF=1726, whole genome shotgun sequence DNA encodes the following proteins:
- the LOC106370153 gene encoding AAA-ATPase At3g28510-like, whose amino-acid sequence MLETVAIWGITAKSVSSVMLIWAVYSQYIPRHVRSQMEIYFYKLLGWLSFYVHIKFTEHTEEGLKRSENYNAIRNYLSTNTAARAQRLKANESKNSKSLVLSMDDHEEVEDVFNGVKVKWYSNVKVTETQSNYGRNNSYERRFFTLTFHRRHRGMIIDTYITHVLREGKAIGVRNRERKLYTNNSSSEWYPWMSGKWSNVPFHHPATFETLAMDPEKKERIKKDLVKFSKGKDYYKKVGKAWKRGYLLFGPPGTGKSTMISAIANFLDYDVYDLELTTVKDNSELKKLLLETQGKSIVVIEDIDCSLDLTGQRKTKKEEDEEEDKEKKKEKKKEDEKKSKVTLSGLLNSIDGLWSACSDEKIIIFTTNFVDKLDPALIRRGRMDNHIEMSYCRFEAFKVLAKNYLEIESHELYGEIERLLEETDMSPADVAETLMPKSDEEDADVCIKRLVKTVEEEKEKAKKLAEEEEKSKAEKEEKRKKKKEEEADNKKTEEDEKKVKGSKVNGDLSEKNGTN is encoded by the coding sequence ATGCTTGAAACCGTAGCAATATGGGGAATAACCGCCAAGTCGGTGTCGAGTGTCATGCTTATTTGGGCGGTGTACTCGCAATACATCCCTCGCCATGTCCGATCTCAAATGGAGATATACTTCTACAAGCTACTCGGATGGCTCTCATTCTACGTCCACATCAAGTTCACCGAGCACACAGAAGAAGGTCTCAAGAGAAGCGAGAACTACAACGCTATACGCAACTACCTCTCCACCAATACCGCCGCTCGTGCTCAACGGCTAAAGGCCAACGAGTCCAAAAACAGCAAGTCGTTGGTGCTTAGCATGGACGACCACGAGGAAGTTGAAGATGTGTTCAACGGTGTGAAGGTGAAGTGGTACTCCAACGTGAAAGTGACTGAGACACAATCTAACTACGGTCGGAACAACTCGTACGAGAGAAGGTTCTTTACACTCACTTTCCACAGAAGACACAGAGGGATGATCATAGACACTTATATAACTCATGTTTTGAGAGAAGGGAAAGCTATTGGCGTGAGGAACAGAGAGAGGAAGCTGTACACTAACAACTCGAGCTCAGAGTGGTATCCATGGATGTCAGGGAAGTGGAGTAACGTTCCTTTTCATCATCCGGCGACGTTTGAGACTTTGGCAATGGATCCTGAGAAGAAAGAGAGGATCAAGAAGGATTTGGTGAAGTTTAGCAAAGGGAAAGATTATTACAAGAAGGTTGGGAAGGCTTGGAAGAGAGGCTACCTCTTGTTTGGTCCGCCAGGGACAGGGAAGTCAACTATGATATCTGCAATAGCTAACTTCTTGGACTATGATGTGTATGATCTTGAGTTAACGACCGTGAAGGATAACTCAGAGCTGAAGAAGCTGTTGCTTGAGACACAAGGTAAGTCTATTGTTGTGATTGAAGACATTGATTGCTCTCTTGATCTTACGGGTCAGAGGAAgacaaagaaggaagaagatgaagaggaagataaggagaagaagaaggagaagaagaaagaagatgagaaaaagagtaaagtgaCATTGTCAGGGCTATTAAACTCCATTGATGGGTTATGGTCAGCTTGTAGTGATGAGAAGATTATTATATTCACTACAAACTTTGTGGATAAGCTTGATCCTGCGTTGATAAGGAGAGGGAGGATGGACAACCATATTGAGATGTCTTATTGTAGGTTTGAAGCGTTCAAGGTTTTGGCTAAGAACTACTTGGAGATTGAGTCACATGAGTTGTATGGAGAGATTGAGAGGTTGCTTGAGGAAACAGATATGTCTCCTGCTGATGTAGCAGAGACTTTGATGCCTAAATCTGATGAAGAAGATGCGGATGTTTGTATCAAGCGTTTGGTCAAGACtgtggaggaggagaaggagaaggcaaagaagttggctgaggaagaagagaagagtaaagcagagaaggaagagaagaggaagaagaagaaagaagaggaggCAGATAACAAGAAGACAGAGGAAGACGAGAAGAAAGTTAAGGGATCAAAAGTAAATGGTGACCTATCTGAGAAGAATGGTACCAACTAA